The following coding sequences are from one Kushneria phosphatilytica window:
- the narJ gene encoding nitrate reductase molybdenum cofactor assembly chaperone, which translates to MRSLIVLARLLDYPTLALQQAADEMRAVIEAESHLPWVRRQSLMQWIERIAESDLLDLQADYVALFDRGRATSLLLFEHVHGESRDRGQAMVDLLAQYRAAGFELDARELPDYLPLFLEYLSTRPEEVIAQQLGDIAHILARLTARLEEREADQALATATLLALIGAEDEITEHQKQVREEKRDDTPAALDAVWEEEAVRFSASSDQDCAVRSAAGQRRARQRQNEKERAEPVRIIDPATSVGRESHSH; encoded by the coding sequence ATGCGTAGCCTGATCGTTCTGGCACGGCTACTGGATTATCCCACCCTGGCGTTGCAGCAGGCAGCCGATGAAATGAGGGCGGTCATCGAAGCCGAATCCCATCTGCCGTGGGTACGGCGTCAGTCGTTGATGCAATGGATCGAGCGGATTGCCGAAAGCGACCTGCTCGATCTGCAGGCTGATTATGTGGCGCTTTTCGATCGCGGTCGCGCGACGTCTCTGCTGCTGTTCGAACACGTCCACGGTGAATCCCGTGATCGTGGTCAGGCGATGGTCGATCTGCTGGCGCAATACCGTGCGGCCGGGTTTGAACTCGACGCCCGGGAGCTGCCGGACTACCTGCCGCTCTTTCTGGAATATCTCTCCACTCGCCCCGAAGAAGTCATTGCTCAACAGCTGGGCGATATTGCCCACATCCTGGCGCGTCTGACTGCGCGGCTGGAGGAGCGGGAAGCCGATCAGGCACTGGCTACGGCGACGCTGCTGGCACTTATTGGTGCCGAGGATGAGATCACCGAGCATCAAAAGCAGGTGCGCGAGGAGAAGCGCGATGACACCCCCGCGGCTCTGGACGCGGTATGGGAAGAAGAGGCCGTGCGTTTTTCGGCCAGCTCGGATCAGGATTGCGCGGTTCGCTCCGCTGCCGGCCAGCGTCGCGCCCGGCAGCGTCAGAACGAAAAAGAGCGTGCCGAGCCAGTGCGTATCATCGATCCTGCCACCTCGGTCGGCAGGGAGTCTCACTCCCACTGA
- the narI gene encoding respiratory nitrate reductase subunit gamma: MLDYLNTLLFGLYPYLAGSVFLIGSLVRFDHGQYTWKTGSSQLLSKRRLRLGSNLFHIGVLVIFFGHLVGLLTPHWAYAWMITPGHKQIMAIVVGGIAGVMCLAGGLILLHRRLFDPRVRASSSVADIMILSLLMVQVTLGLLTIAFAVHHLDGSVMLQLAEWAQSIVFFRGDAAAHLSEVGVIYKLHIFVGLTIILVFPFTRLVHVWSAPLWYVGRRYQLVRRRA, translated from the coding sequence ATGCTGGACTATCTGAATACCCTGCTGTTCGGGCTTTATCCTTATCTGGCCGGCTCGGTCTTTCTGATCGGCAGTCTGGTGCGTTTTGATCATGGGCAGTACACCTGGAAAACGGGCTCCAGCCAGCTGCTGAGCAAGCGTCGCCTGCGCCTGGGAAGCAATCTTTTTCATATTGGTGTACTGGTGATCTTTTTCGGACATCTGGTGGGTCTGCTAACGCCGCACTGGGCCTATGCATGGATGATCACACCGGGACACAAGCAGATCATGGCCATCGTGGTTGGCGGGATTGCCGGGGTGATGTGTCTGGCCGGCGGGTTGATCCTGCTCCATCGACGTCTGTTCGATCCTCGTGTGCGTGCCAGCTCCAGTGTGGCGGATATCATGATTCTGTCGCTTTTAATGGTGCAGGTCACACTGGGCCTTCTGACCATTGCCTTCGCTGTGCACCACCTGGACGGTAGCGTGATGCTGCAGCTGGCCGAGTGGGCGCAATCGATCGTCTTCTTCCGTGGCGATGCGGCAGCGCACCTCTCCGAGGTTGGCGTGATCTACAAGCTTCATATCTTCGTCGGATTAACCATTATTCTGGTCTTTCCATTTACCCGTCTGGTGCATGTCTGGAGCGCACCGCTGTGGTATGTCGGTCGCCGTTATCAACTGGTACGTCGGCGTGCCTGA
- the narH gene encoding nitrate reductase subunit beta: protein MRIRSQVGMVLNLDKCIGCHTCSVTCKNVWTSREGVEYAWFNNVETKPGVGYPKEWENQQKWKGGWLRRRDGSIEPRIGGRFRVLAKLFANPDLPEIDDYYEPFDFDYQHLHRAGESRHQPVARPRSLISGQRMQKVEWGPNWEEILGTEFEKRRRDRNFDRIQADIYGQFENTFMMYLPRLCEHCLNPACVASCPSGAIYKREEDGIVLIDQDKCRGWRMCVSGCPYKKIYYNWKSGKSEKCIFCYPRIESGQPTICSETCVGRIRSLGVLLYDADRIEEVASSTDEQDLYHRQCEIFLDPHDPEVIAQARRDGIDDNVIKAAQASPVYKMAIDWQLALPLHPEYRTLPMVWYVPPLSPIQSAFDLDSMPSDGVLPDIESLRIPVRYLANLLTAGDEAPVVRALRRLMAMRLYKRAQQVEGYEATEILEAVGLTAAQIEEMYRYLALANYEDRFVIPSSHREQAREAFPERGGCGFSFGQGCNGGDSAASLFGGRRQTSTLVKPVSYYEPEVTHADEREDRHA from the coding sequence ATGAGAATTCGCTCCCAGGTGGGCATGGTGCTGAATCTCGATAAGTGCATCGGGTGCCACACCTGTTCGGTGACCTGCAAGAACGTCTGGACCAGTCGCGAGGGGGTAGAGTACGCCTGGTTCAATAACGTTGAGACCAAGCCGGGGGTCGGTTATCCGAAAGAGTGGGAGAATCAGCAGAAGTGGAAGGGCGGCTGGCTCAGGCGCCGAGATGGCAGTATCGAACCCCGTATCGGTGGGCGCTTTCGAGTATTGGCCAAACTCTTTGCCAACCCCGATCTACCCGAGATCGATGATTACTATGAACCATTCGATTTCGACTATCAGCACCTGCATCGTGCCGGTGAGAGCAGGCACCAGCCGGTGGCGCGGCCTCGCTCGCTGATCAGCGGTCAGCGTATGCAGAAGGTCGAATGGGGCCCGAATTGGGAGGAGATCCTCGGCACCGAGTTTGAAAAACGCCGCCGCGACAGAAATTTCGACCGCATCCAGGCCGATATCTACGGGCAGTTTGAAAATACTTTCATGATGTATCTGCCCCGGCTGTGCGAACACTGCCTTAACCCGGCTTGTGTTGCTTCCTGCCCGAGTGGGGCGATCTACAAGCGCGAGGAAGACGGTATTGTACTGATCGATCAGGACAAGTGCCGCGGCTGGCGCATGTGCGTCTCGGGTTGCCCGTACAAGAAGATCTATTACAACTGGAAAAGCGGTAAATCCGAAAAATGCATCTTTTGCTACCCACGCATCGAATCGGGTCAGCCGACCATCTGTTCGGAAACCTGCGTGGGCCGCATTCGCTCGCTCGGTGTGTTGCTCTATGACGCCGATCGAATCGAGGAAGTTGCCTCAAGCACCGATGAGCAGGATCTCTATCATCGTCAGTGTGAGATATTTCTCGATCCACATGATCCCGAGGTGATCGCCCAGGCGCGGCGCGACGGTATTGACGATAACGTCATCAAGGCCGCTCAGGCATCGCCGGTCTACAAGATGGCCATCGATTGGCAACTGGCCTTGCCTCTGCATCCCGAGTACCGAACGTTGCCAATGGTCTGGTATGTGCCGCCACTTTCGCCGATCCAGTCCGCCTTCGATCTCGATAGTATGCCGTCAGATGGCGTGCTGCCGGATATCGAATCGCTGCGTATCCCGGTGCGCTATCTGGCCAATCTGCTTACCGCTGGTGACGAAGCGCCCGTTGTGCGGGCCCTCAGGCGTCTGATGGCAATGCGCCTGTACAAGCGCGCCCAGCAGGTCGAGGGGTATGAGGCCACCGAGATCCTGGAGGCGGTGGGGCTTACGGCAGCACAGATCGAAGAGATGTACCGTTATCTGGCGCTGGCCAATTACGAGGACCGTTTCGTGATTCCCTCCTCCCACCGCGAGCAGGCCCGTGAGGCCTTCCCGGAGCGCGGCGGCTGCGGCTTCTCCTTTGGCCAGGGGTGCAACGGGGGGGATAGCGCCGCCAGCCTGTTCGGCGGGCGCCGCCAGACGTCCACCCTGGTGAAGCCGGTCTCCTACTACGAGCCTGAAGTGACTCACGCCGATGAGCGGGAGGATCGCCATGCGTAG
- a CDS encoding GntP family permease: MSPHDIWLIGLTAASIVVLLILVMVVRIHALVALLLASICVAVGSGMPLADIMETVEKGMGSTLGSVAIIIGLGGMFGKMLEVSGGIDRLASGITARLGEDRAHWGMGIAGLLVGIPVFFDVGFIILVPMIYALQKRTGKSLLLYGIPLLAGFSVAHKFIPPQPGPITVSGMLGADLGLVVLFGVITSLPVLVLCGPIFGRFIANRMHVEVPDYMFSTSNERVSDKSPGLGTVVGLILLPLVLILLHTVSNAALSDTSALAHFLIFIGDPISALIITVLVTVYMLRHRFRMPREQVMEVCTRGLEPVGIIILVTGAGGVFKQTLGDSGVGDVIGNAMAGTHLPPLLLGFLIATTIRVIQGSATVAMITAAGLIAPLMNTLELDAPMTALMVIAIGAGSTVLSHVNDSGFWLVNRYLGLSEKDTLKSWTVMETLIGLSALVMAMLIALFV, from the coding sequence ATGTCACCACATGATATCTGGCTGATCGGTCTTACCGCGGCCAGTATCGTCGTTCTCTTGATTCTGGTCATGGTGGTCCGGATTCATGCCCTGGTTGCACTGCTGCTTGCCAGTATCTGTGTCGCCGTCGGTAGCGGCATGCCGCTGGCCGATATCATGGAGACCGTTGAAAAAGGCATGGGGAGTACCCTGGGATCGGTGGCGATCATCATTGGCCTGGGCGGCATGTTCGGCAAGATGCTGGAGGTTTCCGGCGGGATTGATCGACTGGCCTCCGGCATTACCGCTCGTCTGGGGGAGGATCGGGCTCACTGGGGCATGGGGATCGCCGGGCTGCTGGTAGGGATCCCGGTCTTCTTCGATGTGGGGTTCATCATCCTGGTGCCCATGATTTATGCGCTGCAAAAGCGGACCGGCAAGTCACTGCTGTTGTATGGCATTCCTCTGCTGGCCGGTTTTTCGGTAGCCCACAAGTTCATCCCTCCCCAGCCCGGGCCGATTACCGTCAGCGGCATGCTGGGGGCGGATCTGGGGCTGGTGGTACTGTTCGGCGTGATCACCAGTCTGCCGGTGCTGGTGTTGTGCGGGCCGATATTCGGCCGCTTCATTGCCAACCGCATGCATGTCGAAGTCCCTGATTACATGTTCAGCACCAGCAATGAGCGTGTCAGTGACAAAAGCCCCGGGCTGGGTACGGTAGTCGGACTGATCCTGCTGCCTTTGGTACTGATTCTTCTTCATACGGTTTCCAATGCGGCCCTGTCCGATACGAGCGCGCTGGCCCATTTTCTGATTTTTATCGGCGATCCCATTTCGGCGCTGATCATTACGGTGCTGGTGACAGTCTATATGCTCCGCCACCGTTTCAGGATGCCACGTGAACAAGTGATGGAGGTCTGTACGCGAGGACTGGAGCCGGTGGGCATCATCATCCTGGTAACCGGTGCCGGTGGGGTTTTCAAACAGACACTGGGCGACTCCGGAGTAGGCGATGTCATCGGTAACGCCATGGCGGGCACCCATTTGCCACCCTTGCTGCTGGGCTTTCTGATCGCAACCACAATCCGGGTTATTCAGGGCTCGGCCACCGTGGCAATGATCACGGCGGCAGGGCTGATTGCACCACTGATGAACACCCTTGAGCTGGATGCGCCCATGACGGCATTGATGGTCATTGCCATCGGCGCGGGTTCAACCGTGCTCAGCCACGTCAACGATTCAGGGTTCTGGCTGGTCAACCGCTATCTCGGACTTTCCGAAAAGGACACCCTTAAAAGCTGGACCGTCATGGAAACACTGATCGGCCTCAGTGCCCTGGTGATGGCCATGCTGATCGCCCTGTTTGTATAG
- a CDS encoding DUF488 domain-containing protein → MNIQLKRIYDPYDRNDGYRVLVDGMWPRGVAKEDAHIDEWYRDIAPSKGLVKWFGHDRDRWHGFYEAYRRELRERDSTLSQTLREHARNEGLTLLFAAKDEECNNAVVLRDFLKRTH, encoded by the coding sequence ATGAATATTCAGCTCAAGCGCATCTACGACCCATATGACAGGAATGACGGCTACCGCGTGCTGGTCGATGGCATGTGGCCAAGAGGTGTGGCGAAGGAAGACGCCCATATCGATGAATGGTATCGCGACATTGCCCCCTCGAAGGGACTGGTCAAATGGTTTGGTCATGATCGCGACCGCTGGCACGGCTTTTACGAGGCCTATCGCAGGGAACTGCGCGAGAGGGATTCCACGCTGTCGCAGACGCTTCGAGAACACGCCCGAAATGAAGGGCTGACGCTACTTTTTGCGGCGAAGGATGAAGAGTGCAACAACGCCGTGGTCCTCAGGGATTTTCTGAAACGTACCCATTGA
- a CDS encoding amino acid ABC transporter ATP-binding protein, giving the protein MAEAPAVIIGKLSKSFDGVEILRDIDLEVGRGKVVSILGASGSGKSTLLRCINWLETPDRGTIHIDGQRIGIDDRTGRPMSRRALARIRAMTGMVFQGFNLWPHLNVLHNVTEAPIHVRGMKRHDAEQLARQLLEKVGMDKRMHQYPYTLSGGQKQRVAIARALAMQPRVMLFDEPTSALDPELVGEVLSVIRDLSGEGYTMIIVTHEMAFARAVSDEVVFLDKGLLIERADPETFFTRPTTTRVQRFLERHE; this is encoded by the coding sequence ATGGCTGAAGCCCCTGCCGTGATCATCGGCAAGCTCTCGAAAAGCTTCGATGGTGTAGAGATTCTGCGCGACATTGACCTGGAGGTCGGCCGTGGCAAGGTAGTGAGTATCCTTGGCGCCTCGGGATCGGGCAAATCCACCCTGCTGCGCTGCATCAACTGGCTGGAAACGCCTGATCGCGGCACTATCCATATCGATGGTCAACGCATCGGCATCGATGACCGCACCGGGCGCCCCATGTCCCGACGCGCGCTGGCCAGAATCCGTGCCATGACCGGCATGGTCTTCCAGGGCTTTAATCTCTGGCCTCATCTGAACGTGCTGCACAATGTGACTGAAGCGCCCATTCACGTGCGTGGAATGAAACGCCATGACGCCGAGCAGCTTGCCCGACAGCTGCTGGAGAAGGTCGGCATGGATAAGCGCATGCATCAGTATCCCTATACGCTCTCCGGTGGACAGAAACAGCGCGTGGCCATTGCCCGAGCTCTGGCGATGCAGCCCCGGGTCATGCTGTTCGACGAACCGACCTCCGCTCTCGACCCCGAACTGGTCGGTGAGGTGCTCTCGGTGATTCGGGATCTTTCGGGCGAGGGCTACACCATGATCATCGTCACCCACGAAATGGCATTTGCCCGCGCAGTCTCTGATGAGGTGGTCTTTCTCGACAAGGGTCTGCTGATCGAGCGTGCCGACCCCGAAACCTTCTTTACCCGCCCGACGACAACACGAGTCCAGCGCTTTCTGGAGCGACATGAGTAA
- a CDS encoding peptidylprolyl isomerase — protein MELIETRSLPAEPTLSLPEIRVGGRVLEPAMIAAEMQYHPAASSHEAQLEAARALVVRELMARRAEMLGFRITEENEQHCVSQLLECEIDVPEPDDAACRRYFEANRDRFSQPPRYRVRHILLPAAPDDQMARDQARALGNELLAELSHNPERFDELAQRYSACPSKESGGALGELRPGQTVPELDNILKRLPEGLCKRPLASRYGWHLVSLDERLDGQPADFETVRDRVRRVLHEQSTRRALRHYLLALAEEIGVEGICLDDDAAGALMQ, from the coding sequence ATGGAACTGATTGAAACCCGTTCGTTACCAGCTGAACCGACGCTGTCGCTGCCTGAAATCAGGGTGGGGGGGCGCGTACTCGAGCCCGCCATGATCGCCGCGGAAATGCAGTATCATCCTGCTGCATCGTCGCATGAAGCTCAGTTGGAGGCTGCTCGAGCATTGGTGGTGCGGGAGTTGATGGCCCGGCGTGCCGAAATGCTTGGCTTCAGGATCACCGAAGAGAATGAACAACACTGCGTGAGCCAGCTTCTGGAATGTGAAATCGATGTGCCCGAGCCGGACGACGCAGCCTGTCGTCGTTACTTCGAGGCTAACCGCGATCGCTTTTCACAGCCGCCTCGGTATCGCGTGCGTCATATTCTGCTGCCGGCGGCGCCGGATGATCAGATGGCACGTGATCAGGCTCGGGCATTGGGTAATGAGCTGCTGGCCGAGTTGTCACACAATCCCGAACGCTTTGACGAGTTGGCGCAGCGCTATTCGGCCTGCCCCTCGAAAGAGAGCGGCGGAGCACTGGGGGAACTGCGCCCCGGTCAGACCGTACCCGAGCTCGACAACATCCTGAAGCGCCTGCCCGAAGGACTCTGCAAACGACCACTGGCCTCGCGTTATGGTTGGCATCTGGTCTCTCTCGATGAGCGTCTGGATGGCCAACCCGCTGATTTCGAAACAGTTCGGGATCGGGTTCGCAGGGTACTCCACGAGCAGTCGACTCGACGGGCACTGCGTCACTATCTGCTGGCACTGGCAGAGGAAATCGGTGTCGAGGGCATTTGCCTGGACGATGACGCAGCGGGCGCGTTGATGCAGTAA
- a CDS encoding amino acid ABC transporter permease produces the protein MSNWDIIWSVRDIFWQGFLNTLAIFALSTVLAALIGMATGLALELGARPINRLLRLFIDGLRMLPFLMLAYLLYYGLPSAGIRLNAWWAGVGALAVYHGAYVAEILRGARANLAPGQIEAATALGLSPYRTYLRLILPQLLIRSRPLMGNQLIIALKDTAFLIIITVQELTAAANTVQATYFIPMDAFVVVIALYWLISIGLEITIRGLGIFGRKRGFDNG, from the coding sequence ATGAGCAACTGGGATATCATCTGGTCGGTACGGGATATTTTCTGGCAGGGCTTTCTCAACACTTTGGCCATCTTTGCCCTGTCGACCGTGTTGGCGGCGCTGATCGGCATGGCCACCGGTCTGGCACTGGAACTGGGTGCGCGCCCGATAAACCGGCTGCTGCGACTTTTCATCGACGGCCTGCGCATGCTGCCGTTTCTGATGCTGGCCTATCTGCTCTACTACGGTTTGCCGAGTGCCGGAATCCGGCTCAATGCCTGGTGGGCAGGTGTGGGCGCACTCGCTGTCTATCACGGCGCCTATGTCGCGGAGATCCTGCGCGGGGCGCGAGCCAATCTGGCCCCGGGGCAGATCGAGGCGGCGACTGCGCTGGGGCTCTCCCCTTACCGCACCTATCTGCGTCTGATTCTGCCGCAACTGCTGATCCGCAGCCGACCGCTGATGGGCAATCAATTGATCATTGCGCTCAAGGACACGGCCTTTCTGATCATCATCACCGTGCAGGAACTGACTGCCGCCGCCAACACCGTGCAGGCCACCTATTTTATTCCCATGGATGCCTTTGTCGTGGTCATCGCGCTCTACTGGCTGATCAGTATCGGTCTGGAGATTACGATCCGCGGGCTGGGTATCTTCGGTCGCAAGAGAGGGTTCGACAATGGCTGA
- a CDS encoding nitrate reductase subunit alpha: MSYFLDRLQYMKKVRTPFAGGHGEMREENREWENGYRARWQHDKVVRSTHGVNCTGSCSWKIYVKNGLVTWETQQTDYPRTRPDLPSHEPRGCPRGASYSWYLYSANRLKYPLVRKALVKLWREALAQHPDPVDAWASIVEDPAKTAQYKRLRGMGGFVRADWEELETLVAASNVYTAKQYGPDRIIGFSPIPAMSMVSYAAGARYLSLIGGVCLSFYDWYCDLPPASPQTWGEQTDVPESADWYNSNYIIAWGSNVPQTRTPDAHFFTEVRYKGTKTVAITPDYAEVAKLCDEWLSPTQGTDSALGMAMGHVILKEFHLERPSEYFTDYVRRYTDMPMLVELEAREDGSFVPGRQLRAADFDQALGQDNNPEWKTVAWDETRDQLVVPRGSIGFRWGESEAGQGRWNLEPRDAEGDEVHLRLSQVNNHDEVVRVGFPYFGHIRHEHFNHVDGNDVLYHHLPARRLTLADGRQALAVTVFDLMVANYGIDQGLTLAGSEDDGATAIDQMRPYTPAWQEAITGVPAEQVTRLAREFADNADKTHGRSMIIVGAGLNHWYHMDMQYRGLINMLILCGCIGQTGGGWAHYVGQEKLRPQTGWLPLAFGLDWNRPPRQMNGTSFFYNHSSQWRFEKVEVKDLLSPLARREDYSGSLIDFNVRAERMGWLPSAPQLDTNPLRLAAAAEAAGKPLNDYVIHQLKSGDLRFASEDPDSPQNFPRNLFVWRSNLLGSSGKGHEYMLKYLLGTTHGLQGKDLGEMGGALPEEVEWREEAPEGKLDLLVTLDFRMSTTCLYSDVVLPTATWYEKDDLNTSDMHPFIHPLTAATDPAWESRSDWEIYKGIAKAFSRVCVGHLGEETDLVTQPLQHDSPGELAQVDVKDWKRGECEPIPGRTLPNLVAVKRDYPATYERFTSVGPLLDSLGNGGKGINWPTGPEIDLLGKLNRRKSEGPAEGRPIIDSAIDAAEMILTLAPETNGKVAVRAWEALSKITGRDHAHLALPKFEEKIRFRDVVAQPRKIISSPTWSGLEDEHVSYNAGYTNVHELIPWRTLSGRQQFYQDHAWMRAFGESLLTYRPPIDTRAAMAGVKRPDGNRNPERVLNWITPHQKWGIHSTYSDNLLMLTLSRGGPIVWLSEDDAKSLGVEDNDWIELYNANGSIAARAVVSQRVKNGMAMMYHAQERIVNVPGSEISGTRGGIHNSVTRVCPKPTHMIGGYAQLSYGFNYYGTVGSNRDEFVVVRRMHHIKWLDEEGTDSVQEPVKR, encoded by the coding sequence ATGAGTTACTTTCTCGACCGACTGCAGTACATGAAAAAGGTCCGCACGCCGTTTGCGGGCGGCCACGGCGAGATGCGCGAGGAGAACCGCGAGTGGGAGAACGGCTATCGCGCCCGCTGGCAGCACGACAAGGTAGTGCGCTCCACCCACGGGGTGAACTGCACCGGCTCGTGCAGCTGGAAGATCTACGTCAAGAACGGCCTGGTCACCTGGGAAACCCAGCAGACCGACTACCCGCGCACCCGGCCGGATCTGCCCAGCCACGAGCCGCGCGGCTGCCCGCGCGGGGCGAGTTACTCCTGGTATCTCTACAGTGCCAATCGGCTCAAGTACCCGCTGGTGCGCAAGGCGCTGGTGAAACTCTGGCGCGAAGCGCTTGCGCAGCACCCGGACCCGGTCGATGCCTGGGCCTCGATCGTTGAGGACCCTGCGAAAACCGCGCAGTACAAGCGCCTGCGCGGCATGGGCGGGTTCGTGCGCGCCGACTGGGAGGAGCTGGAAACCCTGGTGGCGGCTTCCAACGTCTATACCGCCAAACAGTACGGCCCGGATCGCATCATCGGCTTTTCGCCGATTCCGGCCATGTCGATGGTCTCCTACGCCGCCGGCGCGCGCTATCTGTCACTGATCGGCGGGGTGTGCCTGTCATTCTACGACTGGTACTGCGACCTGCCGCCGGCCAGCCCGCAGACCTGGGGCGAGCAGACCGACGTGCCGGAATCCGCCGACTGGTACAACTCGAACTACATCATCGCCTGGGGCTCCAACGTGCCCCAGACCCGCACGCCGGATGCGCACTTTTTCACCGAGGTGCGCTACAAGGGCACCAAGACGGTCGCGATCACCCCGGACTACGCCGAGGTCGCCAAGCTCTGCGACGAGTGGCTGAGCCCCACCCAGGGCACTGATTCGGCGCTCGGCATGGCAATGGGTCACGTGATTTTGAAGGAGTTCCATCTTGAGCGGCCCAGCGAATACTTTACCGACTACGTGCGCCGCTACACCGACATGCCGATGCTGGTCGAGCTGGAAGCCCGCGAGGACGGCAGCTTCGTGCCCGGCCGCCAGCTGCGCGCCGCCGACTTTGACCAGGCGCTGGGTCAGGACAACAACCCCGAGTGGAAAACGGTGGCGTGGGACGAGACACGCGATCAGCTCGTGGTGCCGCGCGGCTCGATCGGTTTCCGCTGGGGCGAAAGCGAGGCCGGCCAGGGCCGCTGGAACCTGGAGCCGCGCGACGCCGAGGGCGACGAGGTTCATCTGCGCCTGTCGCAGGTCAACAATCATGACGAGGTGGTGCGGGTCGGCTTCCCCTACTTCGGCCACATCCGCCATGAGCATTTCAACCACGTCGACGGCAACGACGTGCTCTATCACCACCTGCCGGCCCGCCGGCTGACGCTGGCCGACGGTCGCCAGGCGCTGGCGGTGACGGTCTTTGACCTGATGGTCGCCAACTACGGCATCGATCAGGGCCTGACGCTGGCCGGCAGCGAGGACGACGGTGCCACGGCAATCGATCAGATGCGCCCCTACACGCCGGCCTGGCAGGAAGCGATCACCGGCGTGCCGGCCGAGCAGGTGACCAGACTGGCCCGCGAGTTTGCCGACAACGCGGACAAGACCCACGGGCGTTCGATGATCATCGTCGGTGCCGGGCTCAACCACTGGTACCACATGGACATGCAGTACCGGGGCCTGATCAACATGCTGATCCTGTGCGGCTGCATCGGCCAGACCGGCGGCGGCTGGGCCCACTACGTCGGTCAGGAGAAGCTGCGCCCGCAGACCGGCTGGCTGCCGCTGGCGTTCGGGCTGGACTGGAACCGCCCGCCGCGCCAGATGAACGGCACCTCGTTTTTCTACAACCACTCAAGCCAGTGGCGCTTTGAAAAGGTCGAGGTGAAGGACCTGCTCTCGCCGCTGGCCCGCCGCGAGGACTATTCCGGCAGCCTGATCGACTTCAACGTGCGCGCCGAGCGCATGGGCTGGCTGCCCTCCGCCCCGCAGCTCGACACCAATCCGCTGCGCCTGGCCGCGGCCGCCGAAGCCGCCGGCAAGCCACTCAACGACTATGTGATCCATCAGCTCAAAAGCGGCGATCTGCGCTTTGCCTCGGAAGACCCGGACAGCCCGCAGAACTTCCCCCGCAACCTGTTCGTGTGGCGCTCGAACCTGCTGGGCAGCTCCGGCAAGGGCCACGAGTACATGCTCAAGTATCTGCTCGGCACCACCCACGGCCTGCAGGGCAAGGACCTTGGCGAGATGGGCGGGGCGCTGCCGGAAGAGGTCGAATGGCGCGAGGAAGCCCCCGAGGGCAAGCTCGACCTGCTGGTGACGCTCGATTTTCGCATGTCGACCACCTGTCTCTACTCCGACGTGGTGCTGCCCACCGCCACCTGGTACGAGAAGGACGATCTCAACACCTCCGATATGCACCCCTTCATTCACCCGCTGACTGCGGCCACCGATCCGGCCTGGGAATCACGCAGCGACTGGGAGATCTACAAGGGCATTGCAAAAGCCTTTTCCCGCGTGTGCGTGGGGCATCTGGGCGAGGAGACCGACCTGGTCACCCAGCCCCTGCAGCACGACTCCCCCGGAGAGCTGGCCCAGGTGGACGTGAAGGACTGGAAGCGTGGCGAGTGCGAGCCGATCCCGGGGCGCACCCTGCCCAATCTGGTCGCGGTCAAACGCGACTACCCGGCCACCTATGAGCGCTTCACCTCGGTCGGGCCGCTGCTTGATAGCCTTGGTAACGGCGGCAAGGGTATCAACTGGCCCACCGGCCCGGAGATCGACCTGCTCGGCAAGCTCAACCGGCGCAAGTCGGAAGGTCCGGCGGAGGGCCGCCCGATCATCGACAGCGCCATCGACGCCGCCGAGATGATCCTGACGCTCGCTCCCGAGACCAATGGCAAGGTGGCAGTGCGCGCCTGGGAGGCGCTGTCGAAAATCACCGGCCGTGATCATGCCCATCTGGCGCTGCCCAAGTTTGAAGAGAAGATCCGCTTTCGCGACGTGGTGGCCCAGCCGCGCAAGATCATCTCCAGCCCCACCTGGTCAGGGCTCGAGGATGAGCACGTCTCCTACAACGCCGGCTACACCAACGTCCACGAGCTGATCCCGTGGCGCACCTTAAGCGGTCGTCAGCAGTTCTATCAGGACCACGCCTGGATGCGCGCCTTCGGCGAGAGCCTTTTGACCTATCGTCCGCCGATCGACACCCGCGCGGCGATGGCCGGGGTCAAGCGCCCGGACGGCAACCGGAACCCCGAGCGGGTGCTCAACTGGATCACTCCGCACCAGAAGTGGGGCATCCACTCCACCTACTCGGACAACCTTTTGATGCTCACATTGTCGCGCGGCGGGCCGATCGTGTGGCTCTCAGAGGATGATGCGAAGTCGCTGGGTGTGGAGGACAACGACTGGATCGAGCTCTACAACGCCAACGGTTCGATCGCCGCGCGGGCGGTGGTGAGTCAGCGGGTCAAGAATGGCATGGCGATGATGTATCACGCCCAGGAGCGCATTGTGAATGTGCCGGGCTCGGAGATCAGCGGTACCCGCGGTGGCATCCACAACTCGGTCACCCGCGTGTGTCCCAAGCCCACGCACATGATCGGCGGCTACGCCCAGCTCTCGTATGGCTTCAACTACTACGGCACTGTCGGCTCCAACCGTGATGAGTTCGTGGTCGTGCGCCGCATGCACCACATCAAATGGCTGGATGAGGAGGGTACTGACAGCGTGCAGGAGCCCGTCAAAAGGTGA